The following coding sequences lie in one Arachis hypogaea cultivar Tifrunner chromosome 9, arahy.Tifrunner.gnm2.J5K5, whole genome shotgun sequence genomic window:
- the LOC112710601 gene encoding pectinesterase encodes MKGKVIISATCLILVVGVVIGAVLIANKDDSGADNIELHDKAIATMCQNVLNQTLCHDILGPVKGTTDPNEFIAAAVKAATESVIKALNMSDRLTVEKGNGSPGIKMALEDCKDLLQSAMDSLQLSTSLVDSKNIQKIHDQSADFKNWLGAVISYQQTCLDNFNETDSGEKVIKEQLNAETLDQVMTTTGLTLDILADLDRILDQFNLKIDVHPGSRRLLAADVDDQGLPTWLSASDRDLLAEVDVHLAKRHLLAKVKGKAKGKGKGKGKGKGKAIVAGAAAGAVAGAAVGAAAGGDQVKFSPGSIEPVTRGPAHVVVAQDGSGRFRTIKEAIDSYPPGFKGRYVIYVKAGVYNEYIIIPKHAVNILMYGDGPTRTIVTGRKNFVEGVKTMHTATFANTADGFIAKAMRFENTAGPKGHQAVALRNQGDKSAFFQCHIFGNQDTLYVQTNRQFYRDCEISGTIDFIFGTSPALIQNSKIILRKPDDKQFNTVTADGTTQPNMPTGIVLQNCEIVPEPALFPARFTTKSYLGRPWKPYSKTLIMESMISDAIHPEGWFPWAGTVHLDTLWYAEYANTGPGANVQGRIKWKGYHGLISRNEAARFTAAEFLRGGPTSAAEPWLSATGIPFTLGFTRA; translated from the exons atgaaaggaAAGGTAATAATTTCTGCCACCTGTCTCATCCTCGTGGTGGGTGTGGTCATCGGAGCGGTGCTTATTGCAAACAAGGATGACTCCGGTGCTGACAACATTGAACTTCATGATAAGGCCATTGCCACAATGTGCCAAAACGTTCTCAACCAAACTCTTTGCCATGACATCTTGGGCCCAGTGAAGGGAACCACAGACCCCAATGAATTCATTGCGGCCGCAGTGAAAGCCGCCACGGAAAGCGTCATCAAGGCCTTGAACATGAGTGACAG GCTAACAGTTGAAAAAGGAAACGGCAGCCCAGGAATAAAGATGGCACTGGAGGATTGCAAAGACCTCTTGCAATCAGCCATGGACAGCCTCCAACTTTCAACATCGTTGGTGGACAGCAAGAATATCCAGAAAATTCATGACCAGTCCGCCGACTTCAAGAATTGGCTAGGCGCTGTCATCTCCTACCAACAAACTTGCCTCGACAACTTCAACGAAACCGACAGCGGCGAGAAAGTCATCAAGGAACAGCTTAACGCAGAGACCCTAGACCAAGTTATGACCACAACAGGACTCACTCTTGATATCCTCGCCGACTTGGACAGGATCCTCGACCAATTCAACTTGAAGATCGACGTCCACCCTGGCTCTCGCCGCCTTCTAGCCGCGGATGTCGATGACCAAGGGCTCCCGACCTGGCTCTCTGCCTCAGACCGGGACCTCTTGGCCGAAGTCGATGTCCACTTGGCTAAGAGACACCTCCTAGCGAAGGTAAAGGGCAAGGCTAAGGGTAAGGGTAAGGGCAAGGGCAAGGGAAAAGGTAAAGCTATTGTTGCTGGTGCCGCTGCTGGTGCTGTTGCGGGTGCTGCAGTTGGTGCTGCTGCCGGTGGTGATCAGGTTAAATTCTCTCCTGGATCCATTGAACCGGTGACTCGAGGACCAGCCCATGTGGTGGTTGCTCAGGATGGAAGTGGCCGATTCAGGACTATCAAGGAAGCTATTGATTCTTACCCACCTGGCTTCAAGGGTAGATACGTCATTTACGTTAAGGCTGGTGTCTATAATGAGTACATTATTATTCCTAAGCATGCTGTGAACATTCTTATGTACGGTGATGGCCCTACAAGGACTATTGTCACTGGTCGTAAGAACTTTGTTGAAGGCGTGAAAACAATGCATACCGCCACTTTTG CCAATACTGCTGATGGATTCATTGCTAAGGCAATGAGATTCGAAAACACCGCTGGTCCGAAAGGACACCAAGCTGTGGCACTTCGAAACCAGGGAGACAAATCAGCTTTCTTCCAATGCCATATCTTTGGTAATCAAGACACCTTGTACGTCCAAACCAACCGTCAATTCTACCGGGACTGCGAAATCTCCGGCACCATTGACTTCATCTTTGGCACATCTCCAGCCTTGATCCAAAACAGCAAGATCATCCTGAGGAAGCCTGATGATAAACAATTCAACACTGTAACTGCCGACGGCACAACGCAACCCAACATGCCCACCGGAATCGTCCTCCAGAACTGTGAGATTGTCCCAGAGCCTGCTCTGTTCCCTGCGAGGTTCACCACCAAGTCATACTTGGGTAGGCCATGGAAGCCTTACTCAAAGACACTGATTATGGAATCAATGATCAGCGATGCCATTCACCCAGAAGGGTGGTTTCCTTGGGCTGGAACCGTGCACCTTGATACTTTGTGGTATGCTGAGTATGCAAATACTGGACCTGGTGCCAATGTTCAAGGAAGGATTAAGTGGAAGGGTTATCATGGCCTCATTAGTAGGAATGAAGCTGCACGGTTCACTGCTGCTGAATTTCTCAGAGGTGGACCCACTAGCGCTGCTGAACCATGGTTGAGTGCTACTGGCATTCCTTTTACCCTTGGCTTTACAAGGGCTTAA
- the LOC112712930 gene encoding pectinesterase-like: protein MALEDCRDLLQFAIGELQATKTVLQDNTINHVHDRVAELKNWLGAVFAFQQLCLDGFHTHREKQVRSQLQTGSLDHVGKVTALALDVVSRIAHVLSNFDLHLIVKPSSRRLIEVDQDGYPAWFGVTDRKLLGDVSKGGSIAPNAVVAKDGSGQFKTVLDAINAYPKNNKGRYVIYVKAGIYDEYITVDKNKKNILMYGDGHTKTIITGNKNFVDGWKTMRTATFATVAEDFIAKSIAFENTAGASKHQAVALRVQGDRSAFFDCAIRGFQDTLYAHAHRQFYRNCEISGTVDFIFGYSSTIVQSSKIIVRKPDPNQQNIVVADGTPQKNMPTGVVLQNCDISPEAELVPMKLTVKSYLARPWKEYSRAIFLENTIGDLIQPDGYLQWSGNMYLNTCFFAEYGNTGPGANVNARVKWGRGVLNKNDAAQYTAEHWIQASTWLPATSIPFDPAFTRG from the exons ATGGCCCTCGAGGACTGTAGAGACCTGCTCCAATTCGCCATTGGGGAGTTACAAGCAACAAAAACAGTCCTTCAGGACAACACAATAAATCATGTGCATGATCGCGTCGCCGAGCTCAAGAATTGGTTAGGGGCTGTTTTCGCCTTCCAACAATTGTGCCTGGACGGGTTCCACACCCACCGCGAGAAGCAGGTTCGGTCGCAGTTGCAAACCGGAAGCTTGGATCACGTTGGGAAGGTTACGGCGTTGGCTCTTGACGTTGTGTCTCGGATTGCACATGTGCTGTCAAATTTTGACTTACACCTTATCGTTAAGCCTTCTTCACGGCGTTTAATTGAGGTTGATCAAGATGGTTACCCGGCTTGGTTCGGCGTTACGGATCGGAAGCTCTTGGGTGACGTCAGCAAGGGAGGTTCCATTGCGCCCAATGCAGTTGTTGCTAAAGATGGGAGCGGGCAATTTAAGACTGTTTTGGATGCCATTAATGCGTACCCTAAAAACAATAAGGGGAGATATGTTATCTATGTTAAGGCTGGCATATATGATGAGTATATTACTGTggataagaacaagaaaaatattttgatgtATGGAGATGGCCACACCAAAACTATTATTACTGGTAATAAAAATTTTGTTGATGGCTGGAAGACAATGAGAACTGCTACCTTTG CGACAGTTGCTGAAGATTTCATTGCGAAGTCAATTGCATTCGAGAACACAGCCGGTGCAAGCAAACATCAAGCAGTGGCACTTCGCGTGCAAGGCGACCGCTCAGCTTTCTTCGACTGCGCCATTCGTGGCTTCCAGGACACGCTATATGCTCACGCCCACCGCCAGTTCTATCGCAACTGTGAAATCTCCGGCACCGTCGACTTCATCTTCGGTTACTCCTCAACCATAGTCCAAAGCTCCAAGATCATCGTCCGAAAACCCGACCCAAACCAACAAAACATCGTGGTTGCAGATGGAACACCTCAGAAGAACATGCCCACAGGGGTAGTGCTACAAAACTGCGACATTTCACCAGAGGCTGAACTGGTTCCTATGAAACTAACGGTGAAGTCATATCTAGCGAGGCCATGGAAGGAGTATTCAAGGGCAATCTTCTTGGAGAACACAATTGGTGACTTGATTCAACCGGATGGGTATCTTCAGTGGTCAGGGAACATGTACCTAAACACTTGCTTCTTTGCTGAGTATGGAAACACCGGACCTGGGGCTAACGTTAATGCCAGAGTGAAGTGGGGTCGTGGGGTTCTTAATAAGAACGATGCTGCTCAGTACACTGCTGAGCACTGGATTCAAGCTAGTACATGGTTGCCAGCTACTAGTATACCCTTTGATCCTGCCTTCACTAGAGgataa
- the LOC112708973 gene encoding protein DETOXIFICATION 43-like: MAAFQTCLQVWLTSSLLADGLADAVQAILACAFAEKNFDKVTAAAIRTLQMSFILGVALSLVVGVGLYFGAGVFSKSLLVIHLIRVGIPFVAATQPINSLAFVFDGVNYGASNFAYFAYSLVLVSLASIILFY; encoded by the exons ATGGCTGCATTCCAAACTTGTCTTCAGGTCTGGTTGACATCCTCCCTTCTAGCTGATGGTTTAGCTGATGCTGTACAG GCAATTCTAGCATGTGCCTTTGCTGAGAAAAATTTTGACAAAGTAACTGCTGCTGCAATAAGGACACTTCAAATGAGTTTTATTTTAGGAGTGGCCCTCTCTCTTGTTGTTGGTGTTGGATTGTACTTTGGAGCTGGTGTCTTCTCCAAAAGTCTTCTTGTTATCCATCTCATCAGAGTTGGCATCCcg TTTGTTGCTGCTACACAACCAATCAATTCATTAGCCTTTGTATTTGATGGTGTGAACTATGGTGCTTCTAATTTTGCTTATTTTGCATACTCCTTG GTTTTGGTTTCACTAGCAAgtattatattattctattaa
- the LOC112710602 gene encoding pectinesterase/pectinesterase inhibitor-like, translated as MAAGKILVSGISLILVVGVAIGVVVVVNNKSSDPSLAEHQRTVTSMCQGTDDPQLCQDTLKDVKSSGSDPKAYIAASVEATTKSVIQALNMSDRLSVDHGSQSPGIKMALDDCKDLLEFALDSLEASANLVRDNNIQAVHDQTPDFRNWLSAVISYQQSCMEGFDDSQDGEAKVKEQLHTQSLDQMGKLTAITLDIVTDLSKILETFGLKLDLKPASRRLMEATDNNVDAEGFPGWMSAADRKLMGNGGGGGGNGAPNAVVAQDGSGQFRTIKDAINSYPNGFKGRYIIYVKAGVYNEYIIIPKTAANILMYGDGPTRTIVTGHKNFVDGVKTMQTATFANTAPGFIAKSMAFENTAGWAKHQAVAFRNQGDMSAFFDVALHGYQDTLYVQANRQFFRNCEISGTIDFIFGASATIIQNSRIIVRKPGPNQFNTVTADGTAQKNMATGIVIQNCEIMPERELFPDRLSVKSYLGRPWKQYAKTVVMESNLGDLFSPDGWAPWAGSQFLNTLYYAEFNNVGPSANVQGRVKWKGYHPNIDRNQAAAFTVGQFLKAGPTGTADDWLRATGIPYDVGFTK; from the exons ATGGCCGCAGGAAAAATCCTTGTGTCCGGTATTTCCCTCATCCTGGTTGTGGGTGTTGCCATCGGAGTAGTTGTCGTCGTGAACAACAAGAGTAGCGATCCTTCGTTAGCAGAACACCAAAGGACTGTGACTTCAATGTGCCAGGGGACCGATGACCCTCAGCTTTGCCAGGACACGCTCAAGGATGTTAAATCCTCAGGGTCGGATCCTAAGGCCTACATTGCCGCCTCGGTGGAAGCAACTACTAAGAGCGTGATTCAGGCTTTGAATATGAGTGATCGGCTCTCAGTGGATCATGGCAGTCAAAGCCCGGGCATCAAGATGGCCCTTGATGACTGTAAAGATTTGTTGGAATTTGCCCTAGATAGCCTGGAGGCATCAGCAAATTTGGTCCGAGATAACAACATTCAAGCTGTTCATGATCAGACGCCTGATTTCAGGAACTGGCTGAGTGCTGTTATCTCGTACCAACAATCTTGCATGGAAGGTTTTGACGACTCGCAAGACGGCGAGGCCAAAGTGAAAGAGCAGTTGCATACTCAAAGCTTGGACCAGATGGGGAAACTCACTGCGATCACGCTTGATATTGTCACCGATTTGTCTAAGATCCTTGAAACCTTTGGGTTGAAATTGGATTTGAAACCTGCCTCTCGCCGCCTCATGGAGGCAACCGATAACAATGTGGATGCAGAAGGGTTCCCGGGTTGGATGTCTGCAGCGGATAGGAAGCTCATGGGAAATGGCGGCGGCGGAGGTGGCAACGGTGCACCAAATGCTGTGGTTGCTCAAGATGGAAGTGGTCAATTTAGGACCATTAAGGATGCTATTAACTCATATCCTAATGGCTTCAAAGGAAGATACATTATCTATGTTAAGGCTGGGGTTTACAACGAGTATATTATCATTCCAAAGACTGCAGCGAATATTCTTATGTACGGTGATGGCCCAACAAGGACTATTGTCACTGGTCACAAGAACTTTGTAGATGGTGTCAAGACAATGCAGACTGCAACCTTCG CGAACACAGCGCCTGGGTTCATCGCGAAGTCAATGGCATTCGAAAACACCGCAGGTTGGGCAAAACACCAAGCAGTGGCGTTCCGAAACCAAGGAGACATGTCCGCTTTCTTCGACGTCGCGCTGCATGGTTACCAAGACACCCTCTACGTCCAAGCCAACCGTCAATTCTTCCGAAACTGCGAGATCTCCGGTACCATCGACTTCATCTTCGGCGCATCCGCCACCATAATCCAAAACTCCAGGATCATAGTTCGGAAGCCAGGTCCCAACCAATTCAACACCGTCACGGCAGACGGTACGGCGCAAAAGAACATGGCAACAGGGATCGTTATCCAGAACTGCGAGATCATGCCGGAGAGGGAACTCTTCCCCGACAGACTCTCAGTGAAATCGTACCTTGGTAGGCCATGGAAACAGTATGCAAAGACAGTGGTTATGGAGTCGAATTTGGGTGACCTTTTCTCACCTGATGGATGGGCTCCTTGGGCTGGATCCCAgtttcttaataccttgtactatgcTGAGTTCAACAACGTTGGACCCAGTGCTAATGTTCAAGGAAGGGTTAAGTGGAAAGGTTACCACCCAAACATTGATAGGAACCAAGCTGCGGCATTCACTGTTGGACAGTTTCTCAAAGCGGGACCCACTGGTACTGCTGATGATTGGTTGAGGGCAACTGGCATTCCTTACGATGTTGGATTCACAAAATGA